Proteins encoded within one genomic window of Scomber japonicus isolate fScoJap1 chromosome 16, fScoJap1.pri, whole genome shotgun sequence:
- the plk4 gene encoding serine/threonine-protein kinase PLK4, which translates to MSVSIGDKIEDFKVLTLLGKGSFACVYRAKSIKTGLEVAIKTIDKKAMHKAGMVQRVTNEVEIHCRLKHPSILELYNYFEDSNYVYLVLEMCHNGEMSQYLKEQKIAFSEDEARNFMHHIVKGMLYLHTHGILHRDLTLSNLLLTSNMNIKIADFGLATQLKLPTEKHFTMCGTPNYISPEVATRSAHGLESDVWSLGCMFYAFLMGRPPFDTDTVKHTLSKVVLGEYEMPRHVSLEAQDLIHQLLQRDPAHRPSLSAVLDHPFMTQNLLVRTKDPRLGDEGSMDSGIATISTACTSSTSASSSSRLQRKTRHMIGSALPNRMTPITSLPQQPNSACFEDTDQWQQQLPLDRFHREGRSREVYSGESGQPHSRYLRRAHSSDRSGTPGPGQGLSHSELGRCHSEENLTGVGRPVFSMSSTPHPFSEHGRLPSPPVKQSAHSGYSLSTQTAHPPSLQFQDLEGVTNWLNNDGSGQRPTDNSAHSSNGSFHCSRGPLGVHNSWTDKPQSRGVNPHHNVHQLHQSHPSNPDSYWENKPGAELKLLSAKTNVDKDKKTLRDVVPPLCASRLKPIRQKTKNAVVSILDTGEVCMELLKSHSGQERVKEVLRISGDGSMVTIYQPNGGKGFPVLDSPPAPPEDILICSYEDLPEKYWKKYQYASKFVQLVKSKTPKVTLYTKYAKVMLMENSPTADLEVCFYDGAKTHKTSELVRVVEKSGKSYTVKGEVGLSGLSPESRLYVELSDEGHSMCLSLEAAITAEEQRSTKNVPFFPISIGRRPTNPDPPCPSSLPSHPLLPDAASPPQPPQITPSMISYDGSDFTSASLAKKSSPVRQDLTQSTGKVLKSIFVPNVGWASQLTSGEVWVQFNDGSQLVVQAGVSCITYTYPEGRITRYKENEKLPEHVKEKLQCLSSILGLLANPTTAHHLQPH; encoded by the exons ATGAGTGTTTCGATAGGCGATAAGATCGAG GATTTTAAAGTCCTCACCCTCCTTGGCAAAGGCTCCTTTGCATGTGTTTACCGGGCAAAGTCGATTAAGACTGGTCTGGAGGTCGCTATCAAAACG ATCGACAAAAAAGCAATGCACAAAGCTGGCATGGTCCAGCGAGTGACAAATGAAGTGGAGATTCACTGTCGATTGAAACACCCTTCCATACTCGAG ctgtacAACTACTTTGAAGACAGCAACTATGTGTACCTGGTGTTGGAGATGTGTCATAATGGGGAGATGAGCCAATACCTGAAAGAGCAGAAGATTGCATTCTCTGAGGATGAAG CAAGAAATTTCATGCATCATATAGTGAAAGGAATGCTGTATCTACACACCCACGGCATCTTGCATCGAGATCTGACCTTGTCGAACCTTTTGCTGACCAGCaacatgaacattaaaataGCAGACTTTGGCCTGGCCACACAGCTCAAACTCCCTACTGAAAAGCATTTCACCATGTGCGGGACACCTAACTACATCTCCCCGGAGGTGGCCACTCGCAGTGCTCATGGCCTGGAGTCAGACGTCTGGTCATTGGGGTGTATGTTCTACGCCTTTCTGATGGGCCGGCCTCCATTTGACACGGACACAGTTAAGCACACCCTGTCGAAAGTGGTTCTTGGGGAATATGAAATGCCCAGACATGTTTCTCTGGAGGCTCAGGACCTGATCCATCAACTGCTGCAGAGGGACCCCGCTCATCGGCCCAGCCTCTCTGCAGTGCTGGACCACCCATTCATGACCCAGAACCTTCTGGTCAGGACCAAGGATCCTCGTCTGGGTGATGAAGGATCCATGGACAGCGGCATCGCCACCATCTCCACAGCCTGtacctcctccacctcagccagcagcagcagccgcctACAAAGGAAAACCAGGCACATGATTGGCTCCGCCTTGCCTAACCGCATGACGCCCATCACAAGTCTTCCACAGCAGCCCAACAGCGCCTGCTTTGAGGATACAGATCAGTGGCAGCAACAGCTTCCCTTGGACAGATTTCACAGGGAGGGCAGGAGCAGGGAGGTTTACAGTGGAGAGAGCGGACAGCCTCACTCTCGCTACCTAAGGAGGGCTCACTCCTCAGATCGCTCTGGCACGCCTGGACCAGGCCAGGGGTTGAGTCACTCCGAGCTGGGGAGATGCCACTCGGAGGAGAATCTAACAGGTGTAGGAAGACCAGTCTTCTCCATGTCCTCCACTCCACACCCTTTTTCAGAGCATGGACGGCTACCCTCTCCTCCTGTTAAACAGTCAGCACA TTCTGGGTATTCGTTATCCACACAGACGGCACATCCGCCAAGTTTACAATTTCAAGACCTGGAGGGAGTCACTAACTGGCTTAATAATGATG GTTCTGGGCAGAGGCCCACAGACAACAGCGCTCACAGCAGTAACGGCAGCTTTCATTGCAGCAGAGGACCTTTGGGGGTTCACAATTCCTGGACAGACAAGCCCCAAAGCCGAGGCGTGAACCCTCATCACAACGTGCACCAACTGCACCAATCCCATCCCTCCAACCCGGACTCATACTGGGAGAATAAACCCGGAGCAGAATTAAAGCTCTTGTCAGCCAAAACAAATGTGGACAAGGATAAGAAAACGCTGAGAGACGTGGTCCCGCCTCTGTGTGCGTCCAGACTGAAGCCTATCAGACAGAAGACCAAAAATGCTGTT GTAAGCATCCTAGACACAGGCGAAGTGTGTATGGAACTTTTAAAAAGCCACAGTGGTCAAGAGAGGGTCAAAGAAGTCCTTCGGATTTCGGGTGATGGCTCAATG GTGACAATATACCAGCCTAATGGTGGAAAGGGTTTTCCTGTGCTGGACTCGCCCCCTGCTCCACCAGAAGATATTCTGATCTGTAGCTATGAGGACCTGCCAG AAAAATATTGGAAGAAATACCAATACGCCTCAAAGTTTGTTCAGCTTGTGAAATCCAAGACTCCTAAAGTGACCCTTTACACCAAATACGCCAAGGTCATGCTGATGGAAAACTCTCCCACAGCAGACCTGGAGGTTTGCTTTTACGATG GGGCAAAGACCCACAAGACCTCAGAGCTGGTGCGAGTGGTGGAGAAGAGCGGGAAGTCGTACACAGTTAAAGGCGAGGTGGGGCTGAGCGGCCTGAGCCCAGAGAGCAGGCTCTACGTGGAGCTGTCCGACGAGGGCCACAGCATGTGTCTGTCTCTAGAGGCCGCCATCACGGCAGAGGAGCAGCGCAGTACCAAGAACGTCCCTTTCTTTCCCATAAGTATCGGCAG GAGACCTACCAACCCAGACCCTCCGTGCCCATCATCACTGCCCTCCCACCCCCTCCTTCCAGACGCAGCTTCACCTCCTCAACCTCCACAAATCACTCCTTCG ATGATCTCTTATGACGGGTCTGACTTCACCTCGGCCAGCCTGGCTAAGAAAAGCTCTCCAGTGCGACAGGACCTCACGCAGAGCACAGGAAAAGTGTTGAAGTCAATATTTGTGCCCAATGTTGGATGGGCATCTCAG CTGACGAGTGGAGAGGTGTGGGTGCAGTTCAACGACGGGTCTCAGCTGGTGGTTCAGGCTGGAGTTTCCTGCATTACTTACACGTATCCAGAGGGGCGGATCACCAG GTACAAGGAGAACGAGAAGTTGCCCGAGCACGTCAAAGAAAAGCTGCAGTGTCTCTCCAGCATCCTCGGTCTGCTCGCCAACCCGACGACGGCACATCACCTACAACCTCATTAA